The Saccharopolyspora gregorii genomic interval TGCACGACGCGAGGAGCATCCCCACCAACGCCACGACCACGGCCGGCACCGCACGAGACGACGCCCCCAGAACTCTCCCGACAGAGTTAAGACACAGCTTCATGCGTGACTGTCCGTTCGATCCGATCCCCACATCCGCCTGAGAACAGTGTGCATCAGCCCCCCGACCGTGTGGCCGACGACCAGCCCTGCACGAAGAGTCAACCGCGGATCTTCACCCGGGAGACGGATGACGACCCTCCTCGGTTGCTCGTCCAGCCACATCGGACCCCGCCGACCGGCTGAAACGCCACCGCGCACCCCGAAAGGCACCCCCCGATTCACCCCCCGGAACGGGGTGCTAAAGTTTCTTTCGTCGCCAGGGAGACGGCAAGAACGAAAACCTGGTGAACACCAAGCGCCAATAGCTCAACTGGCAGAGCAGCTGACTCTTAATCAGCGGGTTCGGGGTTCGAGTCCCTGTTGGCGCACCGAAACCCCAGGTCATCGACCTGGGGTTTTTCTTTTGCCCATCGAGCCGGTGAGAATCCCGCGCCTTTCCGCGATCGCGTCCAGCAGGGCGGAAGAATCCGGGGGCCGGAGATCCGGCATCGGCCGGTCCCGCCCCCGCGGGGAACGGGACCGGCCTCGTCGGTGCCCCGCGGGTACGCGCCGCGCACCCGGGAACCGCCGCCGATCAGCGGACCGAGCCGACCATCTGCCCGTCCGGAGCGCACTCGGCGCCGCCGACGTCCGGCCGCGACACGACCTCGTCCAAGTGCTTGCTGCAGTTCTCGAACGTCCCGTACTCCCCGAGGACCTCGTTGTGCCAGGCGAGCGCGGTACCCGCGCCCATCAGGGAGGCACCGGCGCCGGTGGCGCAGAGGACCATCGCAGCCATGCTCTTGCGGAACCGCATCAACAACACCTTCTCCACGAGGATCACGTGCGAGCGGCGCTCTGCCGCTCTGCCGCCCGCGACCCTAGGAACCACCCGCGGCCGGCCTCGGGGCTCGTTCGGCCGGACGAGGGTTCCCCTCACGGGAGCGCCGCCCCGGAACTCGCGGTTCAGGGGATGAGCAGGACCCGGCCGAAGGCGCCGCGGCCCTCGATGTGGCGGTGCGCCTCGGCCGCTTCGGCGAGCGGGAACTCGCGGTCGACGACCACGGTCAGCTCGCCCGCGGCGACCCGGGCGATGAGGCGTTCGATCAGCGCGCGGGTGCGGGCGGGGTCGTGCGCCATCTCGCCGCCGAAGTAGACGCCGTTGAGCGAGGCGCTCTTGAACATCAGCGGATCCAGCCGCGGCGGGTTCGGCTCCCGCCCGGCCTGGCCGACCCAGCTGATCCGGCCCCGGTAGGCCAGCGCGGCCACGCTGCTCTCCAAGGTGCGGCCGCCGACCGGATCCACCACCAGGTCGGCGCCGCGGCCATCGGTGAGCTCGGCGACCCGGGCGGCGACGTCCTCCTCCCGGTAGTTGATCGCGTGGTGCAGGCCGTGCTCGCCGAGCCGCGCCAGCTTCTCCGCGCTGGAGGCGGTGCCGAGCACCGTGGCGCCCGCCGCCGCGGCCAGCTGCACCGCGGCCAGGCCGACACCACCCGCCGCGGCCTGCACCAGCACCACTTCGCCCGCGCGCAACCGGCCGAACTCGAACAGGCAGTCGTCGGCGGTGCCGAACTCGACGGGGATGCCCGCGGCCAGCCGCGGATCCAGGTCGTCCGGGACCCGGTAGGCGTTGTGCTCCGGCACCGCGGCCAGCTCGGCGTGCGAACCGTGCGGCATGAACGCCACCGCCCGCTGCCCCTCGCGCAGGCCGGTGACGCCCTCGCCGACCGCGGCGACCGTGCCCGCGGCCTGGTAGCCGACGACGTGCGGCGTGGTCTCCGGCGGCGCGGACTGCCGGTGCAGCAGGTCGCCGCCCTGCACGCCGACGGCCTCGATGCGCAGCAGCACCTCCCCCGGACCGATCTCCGGGTCGGGGACGTCCGCGTAGCGCAGCACGTCCGGCCCGCCGTTCTCGTAGTACACCGCTGCTTTCACGACCACCACTCCCGATTCGATCGACGTCCGTTCCCGATCATGCCTCGTCCCGCTCGCGCATCTCCCGCACCGCTTCGCGGGCCTCCGCGCGGGAGGACGCGGTGGGCTTCGCCCCCGGCAGCGGCAGCCCCGCGGACTCCCGGGCGAACCAGGCCGCGACCAGCCCCACCACCCCGGCGGCCATCAGCAGGAACGCGGGCGCGGTGCTGTGGCCGGTGCCGGTGACCAGCGCCTGCGACAGCAGCGGGGTCGTCCCGCCGAACAGGGCCACCGAGATGTTGAACCCGATCGACACGCCGCCGTAGCGGACCTCGGTGGGGAACAGCGCGGGCAGGCTCGACGGCATCGTGGAGCTGAACGCGATGAGCATCAGCCCGATCAGCACCAACCCGGCCACCACCAGCCCCACCGAACCGCGGCTGATCAGCCAGAACGCCGGCCAGGACAGCACCACCAGCGCCCCCGACCCCGCCGCGATGATCGGCAACCGGCCGATCTTGTCCGAGGCGCGCCCGAGCCGCACCACGAAACCCATGATGATCAGCATGGTGACCAGCACGAACACCAGTGCCGAGGTGTGCGCGTAGTGCAGGTCCGCGGTGATGTAGGTCGGCATGTAGGAGGTGAGCATGTAGTTGACCACGTTGAACACCGCCACCATCGCCACGCACAGCAGCAGCGGCCGCCAGTGGTCGCGGAAGATGGTGCGGTAACCGGCCAGCCGGCCCTCGTCCTCGCCGCCGCTCTCCTGCTGCTGCTGTTGGGCGGGCGTCTCCTCCAGCCGGAACCGCAGGTACAGCCCGATCACGCCGAGCGGCGCCGCCAGCAGGAACGGGATCCGCCAGCCCCAGTTCACCATGTCCTGCTCGCCCAGGGTCGTCAGCAGCGCGGTGACCACGGCGGCACCGAGCGAATACCCCGCCAGGGTGCCGAACTCCAGCCAGCTGGCGAGGAAACCGCGCCGCTTGTCCGGCGAGTACTCGGAGACGAACGTGGTGGCCCCGCCGTACTCGCCGCCGGTGGAGAAGCCCTGCACGACCCGGGCCACCAGCAGCAGGATCGGCGACCAGATGCCGATGGTGGCGTACGAGGGGATCAGGCCGATGGCGGTGGTGCCCGCCGCCATGGTCATCATCGTGATGGCCAGC includes:
- a CDS encoding quinone oxidoreductase family protein — encoded protein: MKAAVYYENGGPDVLRYADVPDPEIGPGEVLLRIEAVGVQGGDLLHRQSAPPETTPHVVGYQAAGTVAAVGEGVTGLREGQRAVAFMPHGSHAELAAVPEHNAYRVPDDLDPRLAAGIPVEFGTADDCLFEFGRLRAGEVVLVQAAAGGVGLAAVQLAAAAGATVLGTASSAEKLARLGEHGLHHAINYREEDVAARVAELTDGRGADLVVDPVGGRTLESSVAALAYRGRISWVGQAGREPNPPRLDPLMFKSASLNGVYFGGEMAHDPARTRALIERLIARVAAGELTVVVDREFPLAEAAEAHRHIEGRGAFGRVLLIP
- a CDS encoding MFS transporter, whose translation is MPSSRTGRRTGPVRRLDDLVTIVKVGNVRRAVTAAGIGNMMEWFDFGVFSYLVVITGKVFFPAGNATAQLLATFATFAVAFLVRPLGGFVFGPLGDRIGRKKVLAITMMTMAAGTTAIGLIPSYATIGIWSPILLLVARVVQGFSTGGEYGGATTFVSEYSPDKRRGFLASWLEFGTLAGYSLGAAVVTALLTTLGEQDMVNWGWRIPFLLAAPLGVIGLYLRFRLEETPAQQQQQESGGEDEGRLAGYRTIFRDHWRPLLLCVAMVAVFNVVNYMLTSYMPTYITADLHYAHTSALVFVLVTMLIIMGFVVRLGRASDKIGRLPIIAAGSGALVVLSWPAFWLISRGSVGLVVAGLVLIGLMLIAFSSTMPSSLPALFPTEVRYGGVSIGFNISVALFGGTTPLLSQALVTGTGHSTAPAFLLMAAGVVGLVAAWFARESAGLPLPGAKPTASSRAEAREAVREMRERDEA